From a single Maritimibacter sp. DP1N21-5 genomic region:
- a CDS encoding exopolysaccharide biosynthesis protein → MTAQDKPTHAISDVLDTLEASLDGDEVTVAHVVDQLGRASFASVMLMFSLISTSPASAIPGVTAVVAMLVLLLIVQMMIGRESVWLPKLIAHRKLDAEKVEKGVKWLRKPVGWVERFLRPRLTFLFHRPWLWLPMILIACLTLFMPFMEIVPTSGSIASAVIALFAASLLTRDGLLACLSFALLLLVPLTIYFI, encoded by the coding sequence ATGACAGCGCAGGACAAGCCTACCCACGCGATCAGCGATGTGCTCGACACGCTCGAGGCGTCGCTGGACGGTGACGAGGTGACGGTCGCCCATGTGGTCGACCAATTGGGCCGCGCGTCCTTCGCGTCGGTCATGCTCATGTTTTCGCTGATTTCGACCTCGCCGGCCAGCGCCATTCCGGGCGTTACGGCGGTCGTCGCGATGCTCGTCCTGCTTCTGATCGTGCAGATGATGATCGGGCGGGAGTCGGTCTGGTTGCCCAAACTGATTGCACACCGGAAGCTCGATGCGGAGAAGGTCGAGAAAGGGGTCAAGTGGCTTCGCAAGCCGGTCGGCTGGGTGGAACGTTTCCTGCGCCCCCGGCTCACTTTCCTGTTCCACCGGCCCTGGCTATGGCTCCCGATGATCCTCATCGCCTGCCTCACCCTCTTCATGCCCTTCATGGAAATCGTGCCCACCTCCGGCTCGATTGCCTCTGCGGTGATCGCCCTCTTCGCGGCGAGCCTTCTGACGCGGGACGGGCTTCTGGCCTGCCTGTCCTTTGCACTGCTCCTGCTGGTGCCGCTGACCATCTATTTCATCTGA
- a CDS encoding glucose dehydrogenase, with the protein MSDIASPPRHAADPGPAWGVRLLGWICVAFGAVILAGGVWLISLGGSWYYGLAGLGLLVTGILLNRHMIGAVWLYLLVWVGTLVWAFWEVGTDWWAQVPRLVAPTLILLLVLLCIPALRRHSPKS; encoded by the coding sequence ATGTCCGACATCGCATCACCACCACGTCACGCCGCCGATCCCGGTCCGGCCTGGGGGGTCAGGCTCCTGGGATGGATCTGCGTCGCGTTCGGCGCAGTCATCCTCGCCGGCGGCGTCTGGCTCATTTCCCTTGGCGGAAGCTGGTATTACGGACTGGCCGGGCTTGGTCTTCTCGTCACCGGCATCTTGCTGAACCGGCACATGATCGGGGCCGTCTGGCTTTACCTTCTGGTCTGGGTCGGCACCCTCGTCTGGGCCTTCTGGGAGGTCGGGACGGATTGGTGGGCGCAGGTCCCGCGACTGGTCGCGCCCACGCTCATCCTTTTGCTGGTGCTTCTTTGCATCCCGGCCCTGCGCCGCCACAGCCCGAAATCATAA
- a CDS encoding pyrroloquinoline quinone-dependent dehydrogenase, whose protein sequence is MTRLVPIAATLLIAGLVPLHAQEGDTEEPTAPDPTTQEPTEPATQAPTTPDTATEPPSETDPTSEAAQEAPVEDEAQAPAETSEDTPASDQRAARPLMDVGADWPYWGGDARATRYSPLDQITPENVGQLQEVFTYHTGDLPEGTAMGKYSPEVTPLKLGDDLLMCSAMNILISVDAASGEENWRFDPGVPNEAIPYGASCRGVSVYTNPEAAEGDVCATRVIQGTLDAKLVAVDAETGAPCADFGENGTVDMWQDIGERVPGWYAVTAPPAIVRGVVVSGAQVKDGQAEDAPSGVVRGFDVLTGELVWAWDLAAPEQNRNGPPEGEVYTRGTPNMWTTAVADEELGYVYLPMGNSSVDYYGSNRSEAENEYATSLVALDATTGEEVWHFQTVRNDVWDYDLGSQATLLDYQGTPAVLLPSKQGDLYILDRETGEPLTPVGELSDLPKGEIEPDYISDTQPISEWHTLRKPALEEKDMWGFTPIDQLWCRIQYHRANYDGFYTPPSSEKPWIQYPGYNGGSDWGSVAVDTERGIIVANYNDVPNYNRLVPRDEVTSRPIHEMETGESGGENAEGAADPQAGAPYGIAVNAGWRNDVTGVPCTRPPYGGIRAIDLETGETLWDRPLGTARRNGPFGIPSMLPFDIGTPNNGGSVVTASGLVFIAAATDNLFRAIDIETGETLWSTVLPGGGQANPITYEVDGRQFVMVTAMGHHFMETPVNDAVIGWALPEN, encoded by the coding sequence ATGACACGTCTTGTCCCGATCGCCGCCACGCTGCTTATCGCAGGACTGGTGCCGCTTCACGCTCAGGAGGGCGACACGGAGGAACCGACGGCTCCGGATCCAACGACCCAGGAACCCACGGAACCGGCCACGCAGGCGCCAACGACACCGGACACTGCAACCGAGCCCCCCTCCGAGACGGACCCCACCAGCGAGGCTGCGCAGGAGGCACCCGTCGAAGACGAGGCCCAGGCGCCAGCCGAAACCTCAGAAGACACGCCAGCATCCGACCAACGGGCCGCCCGGCCCCTGATGGACGTGGGCGCCGACTGGCCCTATTGGGGCGGCGACGCCCGGGCCACGCGCTATTCGCCCCTCGATCAGATCACGCCAGAGAATGTGGGCCAGTTGCAGGAGGTCTTCACCTACCACACCGGCGACCTGCCCGAAGGCACCGCGATGGGCAAGTATTCGCCCGAGGTCACCCCGCTCAAGCTGGGAGATGACCTTCTGATGTGTTCGGCCATGAACATCCTGATTTCGGTCGATGCCGCCTCCGGTGAAGAAAACTGGCGCTTCGATCCCGGCGTGCCGAACGAGGCCATCCCCTATGGCGCCAGCTGTCGGGGGGTCTCGGTCTATACCAACCCCGAGGCTGCAGAGGGCGATGTCTGCGCGACCCGCGTCATTCAGGGCACGCTGGACGCCAAGCTCGTCGCCGTGGACGCCGAAACCGGCGCGCCTTGCGCGGACTTCGGCGAGAACGGCACCGTGGACATGTGGCAGGACATCGGTGAACGCGTGCCCGGCTGGTATGCCGTGACGGCCCCGCCCGCCATCGTGCGCGGCGTCGTCGTCTCCGGCGCGCAGGTCAAGGATGGTCAGGCCGAAGACGCTCCCTCGGGTGTCGTGCGAGGCTTTGACGTTCTGACCGGCGAACTGGTCTGGGCCTGGGATCTGGCCGCGCCCGAACAGAACCGCAACGGCCCGCCCGAAGGCGAGGTCTATACCCGTGGCACGCCCAACATGTGGACGACGGCCGTCGCAGACGAGGAGCTCGGCTATGTCTACTTGCCGATGGGCAATTCTTCGGTGGACTACTACGGCTCGAACCGCAGCGAGGCCGAGAACGAATATGCCACCTCGCTTGTCGCACTCGACGCCACGACCGGCGAAGAGGTCTGGCATTTCCAGACCGTGCGCAACGACGTCTGGGACTACGACCTCGGCTCACAGGCGACGCTGCTTGACTACCAGGGCACGCCCGCAGTCCTGTTGCCCTCCAAACAGGGCGACCTCTACATCCTCGACCGCGAGACCGGGGAGCCGCTGACGCCTGTCGGCGAACTGAGTGACCTGCCGAAGGGCGAGATCGAGCCGGACTACATTTCCGACACCCAGCCAATCAGCGAGTGGCACACGCTGCGCAAGCCTGCCCTCGAGGAAAAGGACATGTGGGGCTTCACCCCGATCGACCAGCTCTGGTGCCGCATCCAGTATCACCGCGCCAACTACGACGGGTTCTACACGCCGCCATCGTCGGAAAAGCCGTGGATCCAGTATCCCGGCTACAACGGCGGGTCGGATTGGGGCTCGGTTGCCGTGGACACCGAACGCGGGATCATCGTCGCCAACTACAACGACGTTCCCAACTACAACCGGCTGGTGCCGCGCGACGAGGTGACGTCGAGACCGATCCACGAAATGGAAACCGGCGAGAGCGGTGGCGAGAACGCCGAAGGTGCTGCCGACCCGCAGGCCGGTGCGCCCTATGGCATCGCGGTCAACGCAGGCTGGCGCAATGACGTGACCGGCGTGCCCTGCACACGCCCGCCCTATGGGGGGATCCGGGCGATCGACCTCGAGACCGGCGAAACGCTTTGGGACCGTCCCCTTGGCACCGCACGGCGCAACGGACCTTTCGGGATCCCGTCGATGCTGCCCTTCGACATCGGCACGCCCAACAACGGCGGCTCGGTCGTGACGGCGAGCGGGCTGGTGTTCATCGCAGCCGCGACAGACAACCTGTTCCGCGCGATCGACATCGAGACCGGCGAGACCCTCTGGTCCACGGTCTTGCCCGGCGGGGGTCAGGCGAACCCGATCACATATGAAGTCGACGGTAGGCAATTCGTCATGGTCACCGCCATGGGGCACCACTTCATGGAGACCCCTGTGAACGACGCGGTGATCGGCTGGGCGCTGCCTGAGAACTGA
- a CDS encoding xanthine dehydrogenase family protein molybdopterin-binding subunit, with protein MSLDLKIDGPDRAHRADGLSQGVLGHAEDRPDGWLKVAGTATYAAEGHLDGLLHGMLVRAPGIGAVSLPNLEKVRAMEGVRAVLHDDRMVRNAAQGTANEAPVQGVERADYVGQPVALVVAESFEQARHAAQTLEVVVASEDTPPVLPDAVDPETPDDHQTEMGDLDRAMKDAAVTVDAVYTTPSLVSAAMEPHAATAQWDGVTLTLRGSLQMLKFNRNELADTVGLEPAQVRLLAPYVGGGFGSKLGISADCVGAALAAMELGQPVRVVQHRRQVFEVNTRRSETRQHIRLAADDEGRLTGLGHEALVSQLPDEEFSEPVIQGSHFAYAAANRSLGLKIARVHRGAAGSVRAPGEAVGVTAFEAAMDELAVAARIDPLDLRLRNIPECDPESGKPFSSHRLEKVLREGAEAFGWSARNPIPRSQREGEWWIGTGMAAAFRVNSVMEAEARIRLTGDGAVVETDMTDIGTGSYAIFGQIAAELLGLPLDRVDVELGDTDFPPGSGSGGSFGAASTGTAVWLAAMDIRRELAERLDCPEEDLTLKDGIATVANRRVPVKDLLGDEPLAGQGHVEPGDAAEKVRQATFGAHFAEVAVSEVTGEVRVRRMLGAFAAGRILNPRTARSQCHGGMTWGIGMALTEELSHDRRDGHAVNRDFAGYHLPVNADVPPLEVHFVEERDDWAGPMQAKGIGELSICGAGASILNAIHNACGARIRDFPATPDRVLAALTA; from the coding sequence ATGAGCCTGGACCTGAAGATCGACGGACCGGACCGCGCGCACCGCGCCGACGGGCTGTCCCAAGGTGTGCTCGGCCATGCCGAAGATCGCCCCGACGGTTGGCTCAAGGTCGCGGGCACGGCCACCTATGCTGCCGAAGGGCATCTCGATGGACTTCTGCACGGCATGCTCGTCCGCGCGCCCGGGATCGGCGCCGTTTCGTTGCCGAACCTTGAGAAGGTGCGCGCGATGGAAGGGGTCCGGGCCGTGCTGCATGACGACCGCATGGTCCGCAACGCCGCGCAGGGCACGGCGAACGAGGCTCCGGTTCAGGGCGTCGAGCGGGCTGACTATGTCGGACAACCCGTCGCGCTGGTGGTCGCGGAGAGCTTTGAACAGGCGCGCCACGCGGCCCAGACGCTGGAGGTCGTCGTTGCTTCAGAGGACACGCCGCCCGTCCTGCCCGACGCGGTCGATCCCGAGACCCCGGACGACCACCAGACCGAGATGGGCGACCTCGACCGCGCGATGAAGGACGCCGCCGTCACGGTCGACGCCGTCTACACCACGCCCTCCCTGGTTTCGGCCGCGATGGAGCCGCATGCGGCGACGGCGCAATGGGACGGAGTGACCCTGACCCTGCGCGGCTCGCTCCAGATGCTGAAGTTCAACCGGAACGAACTTGCCGATACGGTCGGACTCGAGCCGGCTCAGGTGCGGCTCCTCGCTCCGTATGTCGGGGGCGGGTTCGGTTCCAAGCTTGGCATTTCTGCGGACTGCGTCGGCGCCGCGCTCGCCGCGATGGAACTCGGACAACCGGTGCGCGTGGTTCAACACCGCCGGCAGGTCTTCGAGGTCAACACACGCCGGTCGGAGACGCGCCAGCATATCCGGCTCGCCGCCGACGACGAGGGTCGCCTGACGGGGCTCGGTCACGAGGCGCTGGTCTCGCAACTGCCCGACGAAGAGTTTTCCGAGCCCGTCATCCAGGGCAGCCATTTCGCCTATGCCGCGGCGAACCGATCCCTCGGGCTGAAGATCGCCCGGGTTCACCGCGGCGCGGCCGGGTCGGTGCGCGCCCCGGGGGAGGCCGTCGGGGTCACCGCCTTCGAGGCGGCGATGGACGAGCTGGCCGTGGCCGCGAGGATCGACCCGCTCGACCTGCGCCTGCGCAACATCCCCGAATGCGACCCCGAAAGTGGCAAGCCCTTCTCCTCGCACCGACTGGAGAAGGTTCTGCGCGAAGGTGCCGAGGCCTTCGGCTGGTCTGCGCGCAACCCCATCCCCCGGTCGCAGCGGGAAGGCGAGTGGTGGATCGGAACCGGCATGGCAGCGGCCTTCCGCGTCAACTCGGTGATGGAGGCCGAAGCCCGTATCCGTCTGACCGGCGATGGCGCGGTGGTCGAGACGGACATGACCGACATCGGCACCGGCAGCTACGCCATTTTCGGCCAGATCGCCGCGGAATTGCTTGGCCTGCCCCTCGACAGGGTTGACGTCGAATTGGGCGACACGGATTTTCCCCCGGGGTCCGGCTCCGGCGGGTCCTTCGGCGCCGCGTCCACCGGCACGGCGGTCTGGCTCGCCGCGATGGATATCCGCCGTGAGCTTGCAGAAAGGCTCGATTGTCCCGAAGAGGATCTGACGCTGAAGGACGGGATCGCGACCGTTGCAAACCGGCGGGTTCCCGTCAAGGACCTTCTGGGCGACGAACCCCTCGCCGGGCAGGGTCACGTCGAACCGGGTGATGCGGCGGAAAAGGTCCGTCAGGCCACCTTTGGCGCCCATTTCGCCGAGGTCGCCGTCAGCGAGGTCACGGGCGAGGTCCGCGTGCGCCGGATGCTGGGCGCCTTCGCGGCAGGGCGCATCCTCAACCCCCGCACGGCCCGGTCGCAGTGCCATGGCGGGATGACCTGGGGCATCGGCATGGCCCTGACCGAGGAGCTGAGCCATGACCGGCGCGACGGGCACGCGGTGAACCGCGACTTTGCCGGCTATCACCTGCCGGTCAACGCGGATGTGCCGCCGCTCGAGGTTCATTTCGTCGAGGAACGGGACGACTGGGCAGGACCGATGCAGGCCAAGGGCATCGGAGAGCTGAGCATCTGTGGCGCGGGCGCCTCGATCCTCAATGCGATCCACAACGCCTGTGGCGCCCGCATCAGGGACTTTCCCGCGACGCCCGACCGAGTGCTCGCGGCATTGACGGCGTAG
- a CDS encoding xanthine dehydrogenase family protein subunit M translates to MRAFDFNRPDDLPSAHAAARDGATFIAGGTNLIDLMKLEVMAPDKLVDISRLGLDRITPRGESLHVGATVTNADLAADMRIRRDYPVLSRALLAGASGQLRNKATTGGNLLQRTRCPYFYDTDTPCNKRSPGAGCAALGGELRDHAILGTSEHCVALHPSDMAVALRALGATVEVEDSEGSRREVALDDFYRLPGDRPDRETTLARGDLITGVILPPPAGGRQSYRKVRDRASYAFALVSIAAIVRMEKGKIGQAALAFGGIGTRPWRDPDVEALLVGEAPSDALFDKAGTELMKNAVLREGLAFKDVLVRRLLTATLREMTQ, encoded by the coding sequence ATGAGAGCCTTCGACTTCAACCGCCCCGACGATCTGCCTTCGGCCCATGCCGCGGCACGCGACGGCGCGACATTCATTGCGGGCGGCACCAATCTCATCGACCTGATGAAGCTCGAGGTGATGGCCCCGGACAAGCTCGTCGACATTTCGCGCCTGGGACTCGATCGAATCACGCCGAGGGGCGAGAGCCTCCATGTTGGTGCCACTGTCACCAACGCCGACCTTGCCGCCGACATGCGCATCCGCCGAGATTATCCCGTGCTGTCGCGGGCGCTGCTGGCCGGCGCATCGGGGCAGTTGCGAAACAAGGCGACGACGGGGGGCAACCTGCTTCAAAGGACGCGGTGCCCCTACTTCTATGACACCGACACGCCCTGCAACAAACGCAGCCCCGGTGCCGGCTGTGCGGCCTTGGGTGGAGAGTTGCGCGATCATGCCATTCTGGGCACCTCCGAGCATTGCGTGGCGCTGCATCCCTCGGACATGGCGGTGGCGCTTCGTGCGCTGGGTGCCACGGTCGAGGTCGAGGACAGCGAAGGCAGCCGCCGCGAGGTCGCGCTCGACGACTTCTATCGGCTGCCCGGGGACCGACCCGACCGGGAAACGACACTGGCCCGCGGCGACCTGATCACCGGCGTGATCCTTCCGCCGCCAGCGGGCGGTCGCCAAAGCTATCGCAAGGTCCGCGACCGGGCCTCTTATGCCTTCGCACTGGTGTCGATCGCGGCCATCGTTCGGATGGAGAAGGGCAAGATCGGCCAAGCGGCGCTCGCCTTCGGCGGGATCGGCACCAGACCGTGGCGCGATCCGGATGTCGAAGCGCTCTTGGTGGGCGAGGCCCCGTCCGATGCGCTGTTCGACAAGGCCGGAACGGAACTCATGAAGAACGCCGTCCTGCGAGAGGGACTGGCCTTCAAGGATGTGCTCGTCAGGCGCCTGCTGACGGCGACACTGAGGGAGATGACACAATGA
- a CDS encoding 2Fe-2S iron-sulfur cluster-binding protein, with translation MKTSFTVNGSLHTLDLDPRTTLLDALRDYLDLTGSKKGCDHGQCGACTVLVEGRRINACLSLAVMHEGDEITTVEGLSKDGRSPLQTAFVHHDGMQCGYCTPGQLCSATAVLTEVAEGWPSHVSESLEGPVALTREELAERMSGNICRCSCYPGINAAILEVAAEETEIAEAAE, from the coding sequence ATGAAGACGTCATTCACCGTGAACGGCTCGCTCCACACGCTCGACCTCGATCCCCGGACCACGCTGCTGGATGCCCTGCGTGACTATCTGGATCTGACGGGAAGCAAGAAGGGCTGCGACCACGGGCAATGCGGTGCCTGCACGGTGCTCGTGGAGGGGCGCCGGATCAACGCCTGCCTCAGCCTTGCCGTGATGCACGAGGGCGACGAGATCACCACGGTGGAAGGTTTATCCAAGGATGGTCGCTCCCCTCTCCAGACCGCCTTCGTGCACCATGACGGCATGCAGTGCGGTTATTGCACGCCGGGTCAACTCTGCTCCGCGACGGCCGTCCTCACCGAGGTCGCCGAGGGTTGGCCGAGCCATGTCAGCGAGTCGCTCGAGGGCCCCGTCGCCCTGACGCGCGAGGAACTGGCCGAGCGAATGAGTGGCAATATCTGCCGTTGCTCCTGCTACCCCGGAATCAACGCCGCGATCCTCGAGGTGGCGGCCGAAGAGACCGAAATCGCGGAGGCCGCCGAATGA
- a CDS encoding DUF305 domain-containing protein: MPYVRFGLMILTSTVVMLILMYLNTYSLPHVFYSETRLYMAILMGGVMAIVMMLWMWGMYPNRTANLAILGGAVVVAGVALWLVRSQATVSGTSYMRAMIPHHSIAIMTSERASITDARVARLAQEIAAAQRKEIAEMRYLVAETAAGRVVAEGYQDGPAVIGTMEDARQNVRLAPLDPEPVSTEEAARVLEDTDCLFRRSPEADPILWTTAEGRGVAKVSGVLLSLEGAEGEWITEGLTLSVTPRKDPDFRSDATLTFAFDPGPSSGYRGWWSCDG; the protein is encoded by the coding sequence ATGCCCTATGTCCGCTTCGGCCTGATGATCCTGACCTCGACCGTGGTCATGCTGATCCTGATGTATCTGAACACCTATTCCCTCCCGCATGTCTTCTATTCCGAGACGCGCCTCTACATGGCCATCCTTATGGGCGGCGTCATGGCGATCGTGATGATGCTCTGGATGTGGGGCATGTATCCGAACCGGACTGCGAACCTCGCAATTCTGGGCGGGGCGGTGGTGGTCGCAGGCGTCGCGCTCTGGCTTGTGCGCAGCCAGGCGACCGTGTCCGGGACAAGCTACATGCGGGCGATGATCCCGCACCATTCCATCGCGATCATGACCTCGGAACGAGCCTCGATTACGGACGCGCGCGTGGCGCGGCTGGCGCAGGAAATCGCGGCAGCGCAGCGCAAGGAAATCGCGGAAATGCGGTATCTCGTGGCCGAGACTGCCGCTGGGCGTGTCGTGGCAGAAGGTTATCAGGACGGCCCTGCCGTGATCGGCACGATGGAAGACGCGCGCCAGAACGTGAGGCTTGCACCGCTCGATCCCGAACCTGTCTCGACAGAGGAAGCCGCCAGGGTGCTGGAGGATACCGATTGCCTGTTCCGCCGGTCGCCCGAGGCAGACCCTATCCTCTGGACCACGGCAGAAGGTCGTGGCGTCGCCAAGGTGAGCGGCGTGCTTTTGTCTTTGGAAGGCGCGGAAGGAGAGTGGATCACGGAGGGGCTGACGCTGTCGGTGACGCCGCGCAAGGATCCGGATTTCCGCTCGGACGCGACGTTGACCTTCGCCTTCGACCCCGGTCCGTCGTCAGGCTATCGCGGCTGGTGGAGTTGCGACGGCTGA
- a CDS encoding c-type cytochrome, whose product MRKVLLTLAVLAGLGLAGAAAVVGFGLYNVSAQVGHLPGVSWVLHTTFRNSVRLRAPAPDEVPPLDDPDLIALGAGHYATACVDCHGALGQPRSATVRAMVPVPPPIDEAVAHWRPNELHWIVENGVKMSGMPAWPVQDRGDEVWAVVAYLVSVQEGASPEIPSPDLAGLDYCQSCHGRIGGPVPRLDILSEAYIGTQLDAYLTGLRPSGIMAQAASRVPQARFDELARAFVTQSGPAGAGAGPDLGDIASTEERETGAELARLGTRDVPACLACHGGEPAREAAKGPRLFGQSRAYLAAQLELWRDGVYSHDDLMAAAARDLSDADIAAVSAFFAAADP is encoded by the coding sequence ATGAGGAAGGTTCTCCTGACCCTCGCGGTTCTGGCCGGTCTGGGCCTCGCCGGTGCGGCGGCGGTCGTGGGCTTCGGCCTTTACAACGTCTCCGCGCAGGTCGGACATCTGCCGGGGGTGTCCTGGGTGCTTCACACGACCTTTCGCAACTCGGTGCGCCTGCGCGCCCCTGCGCCCGACGAGGTGCCGCCGCTGGACGACCCCGACCTGATCGCGCTGGGCGCGGGACATTACGCCACCGCCTGTGTCGACTGCCACGGCGCACTGGGCCAGCCGCGCAGCGCGACGGTGCGCGCCATGGTGCCCGTGCCGCCCCCGATCGATGAGGCCGTCGCGCATTGGCGTCCGAACGAACTGCACTGGATCGTGGAGAATGGCGTCAAGATGAGTGGCATGCCCGCCTGGCCCGTGCAGGACAGGGGCGACGAGGTCTGGGCCGTGGTGGCCTATCTCGTGTCGGTGCAGGAGGGGGCGTCTCCGGAGATTCCATCGCCCGACCTTGCCGGTCTCGACTATTGTCAAAGCTGCCATGGTCGGATCGGCGGCCCGGTGCCCCGGCTCGACATCTTGTCCGAGGCTTACATCGGAACGCAGCTCGACGCCTATCTGACCGGACTGCGGCCAAGTGGCATCATGGCGCAGGCCGCAAGCCGCGTGCCGCAGGCACGCTTTGACGAGCTTGCCCGGGCCTTCGTGACGCAGAGCGGGCCGGCCGGAGCTGGCGCGGGACCGGATCTGGGTGACATTGCCTCGACCGAAGAGCGTGAGACGGGTGCGGAACTTGCGCGGCTGGGCACCCGTGATGTGCCGGCGTGCCTTGCCTGCCATGGTGGGGAACCTGCCCGCGAGGCCGCGAAGGGGCCGCGCCTCTTTGGCCAGTCGCGCGCCTATCTCGCGGCGCAACTCGAGCTCTGGCGCGACGGTGTCTATTCGCATGACGACCTTATGGCCGCCGCCGCACGCGACTTGAGCGATGCCGATATTGCGGCCGTCAGCGCATTTTTCGCCGCCGCAGATCCCTAG
- a CDS encoding cytochrome c oxidase assembly protein produces MRPVFLATGLLLLALVWLLPLDTMLPVFAAHMVQHMVLVAVAAPLIVLGLPRLAERFAPPPLAAALAEFVVVWAWHLPVAHALGRLDKLGTLAEQASFLAVGLLVWAGCLRRDQPLAGAGGLLLTSMHMTLLGALLVLAPRDIYAELCGTAPDLSGQQIGGMLMLAIGTPVYLVAGLMLTGQALRDRGVA; encoded by the coding sequence ATGAGACCCGTCTTTCTGGCCACGGGCCTCCTGCTTCTGGCCCTCGTTTGGCTCTTGCCGCTCGACACGATGCTGCCGGTCTTCGCGGCTCATATGGTGCAGCATATGGTGCTGGTCGCGGTCGCCGCGCCGCTAATCGTCCTCGGACTGCCCCGATTGGCCGAGCGCTTCGCCCCGCCACCGCTTGCCGCCGCGCTTGCCGAGTTCGTGGTCGTCTGGGCCTGGCATCTCCCTGTCGCCCATGCGCTGGGTCGGCTCGACAAGCTTGGCACGCTCGCGGAGCAGGCCAGTTTTCTCGCGGTCGGGCTTCTGGTCTGGGCGGGCTGCCTCCGGCGGGATCAGCCGCTGGCCGGGGCAGGGGGACTGCTTCTGACCTCCATGCACATGACGCTTCTCGGCGCGCTCCTCGTCCTCGCTCCGCGCGACATCTATGCCGAGCTCTGCGGCACGGCGCCGGATCTCTCCGGTCAGCAGATCGGCGGCATGCTGATGCTGGCGATCGGGACGCCTGTCTATCTGGTCGCGGGGCTGATGCTGACCGGACAGGCGTTGCGTGACAGGGGGGTCGCATGA